The segment ATTTATTTTATTGCTCTCAGTACATACAAAGGTAGATATACAAAACTTTTCATTTTATCTTTTTGGGGTGGATTGTGTATTTTCTTGTCAAATATTTCAGTTATTATTCTTTTTTGTATCGGACTTTTTCTTTTGTTCCGTAATTGTAAAGAAAGGAAGACACTATTAAATTACAATATGTTGATACCCTGTGTAATATGGGGATGTTTCTTTTTACTGTATTATCTGTCTTTTATACAGAATCATCCCTCAGAATCTATCCAGAAGAGCGCATGGAGAGGTACAGGGGATTTTTTGCCACATAATCCATTTAATATGAATTTTTGGAATTTAAAAGCAAAAGAAATTTTTGGTTCATTGCTTGGTTATCCTGCCAGATTTTACCTATATGTTCCGGTTTCATTATTTTACCTGTCCTCTTTGTTTGTTATGCTTAAGCAAAAAAAATATAGAATAGTGTATTTTCTAACAGCACCAATCATAGTTCATCTGATACTGTCGTATTTTGAAAAATATCCTTTTGCTAACAGGCTGATTTTATATCAGATTCCACTTTATATTATTACCATCTCACTCGGATTGTTTTATCTTTATGATTTTATTAAAACAAAAACGAATATTAAGTATTTGCAAACATTATTTTTTATCCCTGTCGTAGTATTGTTTATACAATTATTTATACAATATCCTATTGAAAGAGAGGAGATTAAAAAAAGTATTTCTTATGTTAACAAGAATATATCTGAAAATGAATTAGTTTATATTTATTATGCTTCAGTTCCAGCGTTTTTATTTTATAAGCAAGCTTATTTTGTGAAGTTTGATAATAAAATAGTTATCGGGAAATCACACAGGGGAAATGATTCTCTGTACATAAAGGATCTGAGTTCACTTTCAGGTAAAGTTTGGATACTGTTTTCTCATGTGGACTCAAATGAGGATAAGTTTATCATTGATTACTTGCAAACCAGAGGAAAACTGCTTGATGAATATAAAACAACAGGAAGTTCTGTATATCTGTTCAACTTATAATTAACCAACAAATAATTTTGAAACTCCAATACATTAATATTCATATAGATTTATGGCTACTTACATTAATGGTGTTTATACTTAGCCTTGTCCCTCTATTGGTACAGGATGGAATGTCTTTTGACGGTGTTCTATACAGTGGTCTTTCAAAAAATCTTGCAAATAATTTAGGGAGTTTCTGGCAACCTCATTTCAGTAAGACATTTTTCAATGAATTTTACGAGCATCCACCTTTGGTTTTCGGTATTCAGTCACTGTTTTTCAAAGTCCTGGGCAACAGCATATATGTTGAGAGATTTTTTTCATTTTCTAATGGAATCCTTTCTCTAATTGGCATATCCGCAATATGGAGATTAGTTTTTAAGGATTCATACCTTAAAAAATTCGATTGGATGCCTGTTTTGTTGTGGATAATCACACCGGTTATCTCAGCGTCCTTTAGAAATAATTTGCTTGAAAATACAGTAACTGTTTTTACATTATTTTCTTCATATTTTATAATAAAAGCCATTATTGAGAATAAACAAATATTTTTATTTATTGGTTCATTTTTTATTGCTTTTGCATTTTTTTCTAAAGGACCGGTTGGATTGTTCCCATTGGTCATTAGTTTTATTTATTGGCTTTGTTTCTCAAAGATATCTTTTAAGAAAAGTCTAAAGATTTTTGGTATTTTACTTTTTTCTTTGGTGGGATTGATAGTACTATTATTTCTGATCCAGCCTGAAGCGCTAAATAATATTTCACGATATATAAATTGTC is part of the Bacteroidales bacterium genome and harbors:
- a CDS encoding glycosyltransferase family 39 protein yields the protein MKNILTKNNWVVVLIALFGVIIAFIQFVSNRSLWLDEAMLALNIINRDYSELLLPLDYTQVAPILFLLTEKFFTNLINGNEWSLRIFPLLCYFASIPLFYKVTNLLTRNGIVSKISLLMFCCTPMLIFYSSETKQYMTDVFVTLLIYFIALSTYKGRYTKLFILSFWGGLCIFLSNISVIILFCIGLFLLFRNCKERKTLLNYNMLIPCVIWGCFFLLYYLSFIQNHPSESIQKSAWRGTGDFLPHNPFNMNFWNLKAKEIFGSLLGYPARFYLYVPVSLFYLSSLFVMLKQKKYRIVYFLTAPIIVHLILSYFEKYPFANRLILYQIPLYIITISLGLFYLYDFIKTKTNIKYLQTLFFIPVVVLFIQLFIQYPIEREEIKKSISYVNKNISENELVYIYYASVPAFLFYKQAYFVKFDNKIVIGKSHRGNDSLYIKDLSSLSGKVWILFSHVDSNEDKFIIDYLQTRGKLLDEYKTTGSSVYLFNL
- a CDS encoding glycosyltransferase family 39 protein, with the translated sequence MKLQYINIHIDLWLLTLMVFILSLVPLLVQDGMSFDGVLYSGLSKNLANNLGSFWQPHFSKTFFNEFYEHPPLVFGIQSLFFKVLGNSIYVERFFSFSNGILSLIGISAIWRLVFKDSYLKKFDWMPVLLWIITPVISASFRNNLLENTVTVFTLFSSYFIIKAIIENKQIFLFIGSFFIAFAFFSKGPVGLFPLVISFIYWLCFSKISFKKSLKIFGILLFSLVGLIVLLFLIQPEALNNISRYINCQLLPSLQNKRYVSSSHFYILIRLFLEFLPSLLTTFVVILIFRKRIKNTNSIKINHAAFFILIGICASIPLMVTLKQHGHYIVPSIPFFVIGLSIIMVPFIKGIFEKVKARTEIKLRVFSIILFFSSLLFSFSFIGKAGGADGIIAGLMGKHSQSKEKLHDVYIISSIVPEGTIISVPKTFSRDIELLAYLGRIGYISIDCNSKQEFFLTDNKQFEKDLPSDEYREIPNLKLIKYSIFKKINP